CGAATACCTTGTCCCCTGGCCTTGCAAGGAACGACGTCGTGCCGTCAACCACCGCTCAACACGTGAAGGACCACGCCTTTTCCTGTAATGGGCGCAATTTCGTCGCCAGAGTTTGGTTCGAGCCGACTACCCAAGAGATTGTTGTTGAGCCGTATGAGGCGGGGAATCGGGTGATTTTGACCTATCCAGACGGCGCTAAGCTAATGCCTCGATGGACCGCCACGCTAGTGACAGCCTTGGACGTTCAACAAATCCTAGGTCTTGATGCCATCGAATACCTCTTGAATGACGCGGAACGAATGGTGGCGGAGTTGGCCTAGCCTCAGACCAAGGTGTGCTCCATCTGTTGCCAGTGATTTCCGCCTAGCTATAGGCGACGCTTCTGCGATGAAACTAAACGGCGCACGCCACAGCTTAGTCCACGAGCTCTACCTGCGCACGGCGGACGAGACTTATATCGTCGCGCGGTGGTGTGGAAACGTCGGTTTAGGTACAGACTTCCTCTGGAATAGCGCGCACGCCCTAGAGAAGTACCTGAAGGCGGCACTGCTGCTGAATGGTCGCCCGATCCGCGATTTCAATCATGACCTTGTCGAGATGTACGACGAGCTGACAGAGATCGCTGGGGAGCTGCTTCCAACACTGCTCACCCGCCCCCCGCCGTTGGACATCGGCAGTTGGCATGAAGAAGCGCCACGCGGCTTTTTGGAACGACTGGAGCAGGCCGGTAGCCCTAGCAATCGCTACCTTTTGCTAGGCTACGACTACCGCTACGACGACCTGCACAAGCTGGACGCTATGGCCTATGCGATACGTCGGCTGGTGATCGGCCTGGACGATCTGGTTCGCGGCGCCGATGTGACCTTCCGCGAGGTCTTGCGGGATTCAGGATATCTCGATTTCACGCCGGATATGCCGCTGAGCCGGCTGATCCGCGAGAACGGGATGTCGGAAGTCCGGCGCTCAACGTTGAACCTCAACTTTGCCTTTGCACCGAGGTCGTTCGACCACCTGGCTGGCACCAGCCGCGCTGCGTTCGTCGAGCCCGTCATTTATCGCCGCATCTTCGAGCCGCTCTCCAGCGACAACCGAGAGATTGCGCTGGGTGGTGTGCTCGCGGCGCAATGGTTGCTCGACAACGTCTCGCTGCCTAACTCCACTCAGTCCCGCCGCAAGGAGCGCGCGGCCAGGATCGCCAAGGCAACGGGCTTGCCGTCCACACCGGTAGAGCCGGGATTGCGCAGTGAGATTGAAGCGGCAACAAAGGAAGCGATTGCCCGCCACGGCTTCGTTCTGAGCCCTGAGAACGAGTGGAAATTGGGGCCGCACTTGCCCTGAGGCCAATTACACGCCATTTTAATGGTAGGCCGATATGATCGGTCCAGGAGATTAAGCTTTATCCTAATCCGCGCCCGAGCCGCTTTGCGGTGCAAGCGCACGTCGAGAAGCGGATACCTGGTAGGTGATGCAATCGGCGTAGGCGACGGTCATTCGTGACCCGCTTCTCCGGGTAGCTTCAGGCTCGACCTGAGGGACCTAGGGGATGTTGAGGTTGGCTAGCCCAACTAACCGGCTGGAGAGGAAGATAAAGCGGCCTTTAAAGGACGGGCAGCGATGCTCGTCCTTTAATTTTTCAGGCCTCGCGCACGTAGTCGTCGGGATAGACATTAGCGTGCGATCCGCTGAACGCCTTAGGCCCAGCCTCGGCGCAGTCGAAGATCTGGTTGGCCAGTAGCTTGCCATCGGTCCATTGAACGTCGTGTTGAAAGCCCTCGGGAATGGGCGTCCCGAACCTGAAAAGGCTCTCGAGCTTCTGCCTCAGGATAGGAACGTCCGGCGTCTCCGACGGCAACTCCCACACGCGACCATGCTGGCCATACTCGGACTTGGCGAACACCAATCCACGATCGTCGTAGGCGAATGATTTGTTCCGGCCTTGGGTTCGTTTGTAAAACTCTTCCAATTCCTCAAACTTGAACCGGCGAGTTTCGACGACCGCTTCTATATCGGAAGCCGTGTTGGTCGGGTTATCGAGCCACGCGCGATAGTGAGCCGCCAGGCGGTCGCCGCCGGCATGATAATTACGACCTGGGAGCATTAGGGCATCGTCGTTTCTGCGCGCCTGAAGCCGGAGATGCAGGCTCATCATCTCAGGAGAATCAGCCGCCGCTAAAGCCTGCTTGATCAGCGTCAGGAGGGTTTCTGGATAGTGCCGCCAGTGACGACCACCAGGCCATTCCCAACGATCGTCCGCGAGCTTCATCGGCAAGACGGAGTGGCCGAACGCATCAAGGAGTCTGCCTGCCGATGGATCATCGACATACGCCAGCACCGCCCGGTTTGGCTCCGGCACGGCCTTTCCTTCGGGAGAGCGGCGGTGTTTGGCGAACTCGAAGGCTGCACGCATCGACTCGATGATCGCCGTGTCTTGAGCATAGAGACCCCCATCCTTTTCGGCGAACGGTCGGCAAACAGCCCGCCAAGGGGGGGTCTGCTTTTCGATCGCCCCGACCACGGAAGCGGCCAACGCGCCGGACACGCCAGTGACAATGACTAGCGGAGCGACGGTGTCGATGCGTTCGTTGTTGCTGCGACGCCCGCTCATCAGGGCCTTTTCAACAGCAGCGCAGCGATGTCGGCCGGAATAACAAAGCGGGAAAGATAGTTTGGATCTTGAGCCGCCAGAAGCCGCGCCAAGGCGCTGGAGCTTTGCCCCCGCGAGAAGGTCTTCGGGTCGAGCTTGCAGGCTTCACACCAAGCCAAGAAGCCCTTCCACAAAGCATCCTTGTCCTCGGGGCTAGCGTTTTTAAGAGCTAGCCCAGGCCTGCGGTATTCCTCTGCGATAGCTAAAAAGCCAGGTCGAACCAGCTCGTGGGAATGAAACCGAGCGTAGCGGAACGGCGGCGCAGAACGAACCGCCACGACTTCGTTGGCCTCGGTGCGCAGACAGAATGCAATTTGGACCGACGTCGGCAGGCCGTCGAATGCGCTGCTGTGCGACCTCACCGCAGCCTGGGTTTCGTTGATCGTTCGCTCGATTTCAGGACTGCGACTAGCCGGAACGACGGCCTCGCGACCGCGCGTCTCTGCCGGCGCGACGACCTTCAAACGGTCGATCGCCAGGGCGATGGCCTGAACAAGCGTACCGCCCTCGTCACGGATCGCTTTGATCAGCTCCGGATGGAGCTGGCCGAAGCGCGAGAGCAGCAGCGGCTTTTCGGGATTATCGGCGTAGTAGGCCTCGACGACCTCTACCACCTTTTCCACGATTTCCTGCTTCATCGTCTCGGTTGCCCCGATCATTGCTCAACTGGACTTCGATCCCACGACGGCACTCTCCGCTCAAGGGCGTCGCTTACCGGGAAAGCATTTCGGTCACGAAAATAATGAGCGAAGCGCGTGGCTCGCCAGCAATATGCGCGCATTTCCCGTGATAGCTTATCACCGAGAGCGTCCATTAGACGAGGAACGCTCTAGTCTCATATTCTTAGGAGGCGTCGTTCTGCCGTTGCCAGTGGGAGCGACCGGCAACGACAATTCTCTCCACCGCTCTGGATCGGCGACTGACAGCAGGCGCTCGCCTGCCGACCACATGTCACGGCGGAGCACGTGCGCCGCTCTTCTTTCCGGCCAGGCCCAGCCAGCGGGCGCGGCATTTACGATCAAGGTGGATGCACTTGCATACAGCACCGCGCCACCGACGACGCCAATAGTCGCCGCCTGAACAAGCCGCCAGTTCTGCAGGCTGGCCAGCCGCGCACGATCAATCCACCCGTTGAGATCGCGGGCGGCGCGCTGAAGCGCTTCTTGAGCTTGATGAACCGCTTCTCGATCCTGCCGCCGGACCTCATCGCCAGCCGCCGCGACCTGCCGCGCGATCTCCGCCGGGCTCATGGTGAGGGTAGGACTCGCCACCAGCTTTCCCAATCGACCGACTGCGATTGACACGCTCTTGGCGATCTCGCCCAACGTCTCGCTGTAGTCTGGCACCGACGCTCGTTCGGCGGCTAGCCCTGCCAGAGCGACATTCAGCAAGGCCACCTCCCGCCGCAACGCCTCGAACGCCACCGCCGCCGGATCTACCGGCGCTTCTGATCCGATGTTCTGATCCATCACGTCCTCCTGCCTTTCAGATGCCAAGTCCCCGGCCGCGCCCGATGCCGAGGTAGTCCGAGAGCCCCTGGCCCACGCTCCGCCCAATCTCTGCGGGGAGCCCAAGCTCGGGCCGGCGGGTGCGCAGCAACGACTCCACCTGCGGATCGCGCTCCAGGCTCTTGGCCATGGCGCCCATGCGGTCCTTGACCTGACCGGCGCCGGTCATGTCGCCCGCGCGGTGCAAGGCCGTGCGCTGGCGCTCCAAACCCTGCCAACGCTCGACGAAGCGGTCGGCGCGTAAACGCGGATCGGCGCGAACCTCGGCCTCAAGCTGAAGGACTCGGATCGCTCTTTGGGTGCGGCCCGACGCTGTCTCGCCGGCCAAGGCCGGATCACGGACATAGGCCCCCTCCAGATCCTTGGCGGCGTGCGGACCGATCTTCCCCATCGCCTCGCGCGCCTGCTCCAGTGCCTGCCGCTGATGGGCGAGCACCGGCAAGCCGCGGTCGTTCATGCGCATGACGTCGCCCGCGGCGCGGGCATGGCGCTCGATCGCCTGGCGCTGCGCAAGCTGGGCATCATCACGCGCCGGCGCCGCCGGCTGATGCGCGGGACTGGCCGGCTTGAACCCTGCGAACATGCCGCGCTCGCGCTGCTGCGGCTCCTTGGGCCGCATCGACGGCGGCACACGGATGTCGCGTCGCTCAGCGAAGTCGCTGGCCATGTCCTTGGCCCGCTCACGCGACAGGACGCGGGTCAGCTTGCCCAGATCTTCGAACTCGTCGCGTCCGTAGTGAAGTTGCACGCTGTCGCGGTGCCGCGACAGGGCGACATAGGCGCCATGACGATCCATCCCCGGCGTCGCCAGCACATGGGTCCGATCGACCGTGACGCCCTGACTCTTATGGATGGTGGCCGCATAGCCATGATCGACTTGGGCGTAGTCCTTCAAGTCGAAGGCGACGGATCGCTCGGCGTCGAGCCGCACGGTCATCTGGGTGGGCGAGACCTGCTCGATCTCGCCGAGCATGCCGTTCTTCACCCCGAGCCCACGATCGTTCTTCAGAAACATCAGCCGATCGCCGACCGCAAACTTGCGCTCGCCGCGCTCGGCATTGACCGTCACGTCCTCGCCCAAGGCGCTGGCCTGACGCAGCCGCCCGCGCGCGGTCAGATTGAGATCGCGCACCTCGTCGTTGGTGTGCGTCAGGATGATCCGGCTCTTGCCGGGCTCGGCGATCCGCTCGCGATCCCAACGCTCGACCAGATCCTCGCGCGCCTGATCGCGGGTCTCGGCCGCGTGGACCATGCCGTGCGCCTCGTAGGCCGCTAGCGCCTCGCCCGTCCGGCCGGTGGCCAGATGCCTGGTGGCGTCGCGCTGCCACTCTTCATATTGCCGGCGAACCTGAGTGATCTCCACGTGCGAATGACGCTCGGCGATCGACCGGAATGCCGCGCCGGCCTCGATGGCCTGGAGTTGCTCGGGATCGCCGACCAAAACCACCTTGGCCCCAGCCTTCTCGGCGGCCGACAACAGCCGCTCCATCTGCCGCGAGCCGATCATCCCGGCCTCGTCGATCACCAACACGTCGCGGGCGTCCAGCAGCTCGCGGCCCTGCGCCCACTGGTGCTCCAGACTGGCGATGGTGCGCGACGCGATGCCTGATCCGCCCTCCAGGTTCTCGGCGGCGATGCCCGACAAGGCCAGGCCCTGGACGCGATAGCCGGCGTCCTCCCAAGCCTCCCGCGCCACGCCCAGCAGCGCCGACTTGCCCGTGCCCGCATAGCCAACCACCACGCCCAGATCGCGGGCCTGGGTGACGTGCTCGAACGCTGCCTTCTGCTCACCGGATAAGACGAGACCGCGCTGTTCGGCGCGCGCCAGGGCGCGGCGTTGATCCAGTTCGCTGACCCGGTGCGCCCGACGCTCGGCCATCACGGCGGAGGCACGATGTAGGCGGTCCTCGACCGCGATCATCTCGCGGCTGGTGAACCTATCCTGGCCGCGTCTGTCCTGGCCCAGAGCGAGAAGTTCGGGCGAAGCCTGCACCGCGCCAATGGCCCGGTCGAACTGCTCCTTCCCGTCCGAATGGCGGTGAATGAACATCGCCAGATCGCGGCGGGTGAAGGTCGCCTGCTGCTTGGTGATGGCGTCCAGGGCGATGCGGGGATCGGCGATGATCCGCTCGCCGTTGGCGCGCGCGATCTCGTGGTGTTCGTCGAGCCGATCGGCCTCCAGGCCCTCGTCGGCTCTACGTCCGGCGGCCGGTCCGATCTTGTTCTGCGGCTCAAGGTCGATGCCCTGATCTTCCAGGCTGCGATGATCGATCCGCGCATCGATGTCGAGCTGCGCCAGCCGCTCGTTGACGTGGTCAGCCCAGGCCTCGCGCCAGTGCTCGACCAGTTCGGTCCGGTTCCAGTCGCGGACCTTGGCGCCGAACCCGTCCTCGCCGACCTCCCGCATCGACAGCATGACGTGGGCGTGGGGCTTGGCCAGGCCGTC
The DNA window shown above is from Caulobacter sp. FWC26 and carries:
- a CDS encoding DUF6118 family protein, whose protein sequence is MDQNIGSEAPVDPAAVAFEALRREVALLNVALAGLAAERASVPDYSETLGEIAKSVSIAVGRLGKLVASPTLTMSPAEIARQVAAAGDEVRRQDREAVHQAQEALQRAARDLNGWIDRARLASLQNWRLVQAATIGVVGGAVLYASASTLIVNAAPAGWAWPERRAAHVLRRDMWSAGERLLSVADPERWRELSLPVAPTGNGRTTPPKNMRLERSSSNGRSR
- the traA gene encoding Ti-type conjugative transfer relaxase TraA, with the translated sequence MAIYHFSVKVISRATGASAVASAAYRSASRLHDERLDRDHDFTNKSGVVHSEVMLPDGAPEHLSDRAALWNTVEAGEKRKDAQLSREVEFAIPREMDQAQGIELARDFVQREMVDRGMVADLNVHWDIGPDGLAKPHAHVMLSMREVGEDGFGAKVRDWNRTELVEHWREAWADHVNERLAQLDIDARIDHRSLEDQGIDLEPQNKIGPAAGRRADEGLEADRLDEHHEIARANGERIIADPRIALDAITKQQATFTRRDLAMFIHRHSDGKEQFDRAIGAVQASPELLALGQDRRGQDRFTSREMIAVEDRLHRASAVMAERRAHRVSELDQRRALARAEQRGLVLSGEQKAAFEHVTQARDLGVVVGYAGTGKSALLGVAREAWEDAGYRVQGLALSGIAAENLEGGSGIASRTIASLEHQWAQGRELLDARDVLVIDEAGMIGSRQMERLLSAAEKAGAKVVLVGDPEQLQAIEAGAAFRSIAERHSHVEITQVRRQYEEWQRDATRHLATGRTGEALAAYEAHGMVHAAETRDQAREDLVERWDRERIAEPGKSRIILTHTNDEVRDLNLTARGRLRQASALGEDVTVNAERGERKFAVGDRLMFLKNDRGLGVKNGMLGEIEQVSPTQMTVRLDAERSVAFDLKDYAQVDHGYAATIHKSQGVTVDRTHVLATPGMDRHGAYVALSRHRDSVQLHYGRDEFEDLGKLTRVLSRERAKDMASDFAERRDIRVPPSMRPKEPQQRERGMFAGFKPASPAHQPAAPARDDAQLAQRQAIERHARAAGDVMRMNDRGLPVLAHQRQALEQAREAMGKIGPHAAKDLEGAYVRDPALAGETASGRTQRAIRVLQLEAEVRADPRLRADRFVERWQGLERQRTALHRAGDMTGAGQVKDRMGAMAKSLERDPQVESLLRTRRPELGLPAEIGRSVGQGLSDYLGIGRGRGLGI